From Oncorhynchus mykiss isolate Arlee chromosome 6, USDA_OmykA_1.1, whole genome shotgun sequence, the proteins below share one genomic window:
- the LOC110519163 gene encoding very long-chain acyl-CoA synthetase yields the protein MYVLLYTILAGLAILPLFLYLRNPYFTQDLRYTVTCVLLWLRINRIKRSKPFYSMLDCFLDKVKKHPNKQFIVFEKSSYTYRDVDKQSNKLARALSQHASVKEGDTVALFMGNQPMYVFIWLALAKLGCRAALLNYNIRSKSLLHCFTCCGTNVLLAASELRGAVEEVLPTLREQSVSVFVLGEEEEEKCVTEGVNTLSSSRIQQASDQPLDPQLRSKVTLKSPALYIYTSGTTGLPKAAVITHEKLYMASSMQAISGVASDDVIYIYLPLYHSAGFIMGLTGAIERGSTVVLRRKFSASNFWDDCRKHKVTVIQYIGEIMRYLCNSPKKDNDRHHKVRLALGNGLRADTWSEFLQRFGDIRVCECYGATEGHVGFINYIGKVGAIGKEHFFHKANFSYVLIQYDTEREEPVKDSRGFCIKVPKGETGLLVAKITAQAPFSGYANNQEQTDRKKLRDVFVKGDLYFNSGDLLRIDHEGFVYFMDRIGDTFRWKGENVATTEVTEHLIMVECIEEANVYGVKVPGHEGRVGMAAIKLKGDMEFDSKATLEHVKTSLPSYARPRFIRIQNSLAVTGTFKHMKVKLVEEGFNPSMMQDRLYYLEDSKGYIPMTQEMFHSISDGKIHL from the exons ATGTACGTGTTATTATATACCATATTGGCAGGATTGGCTATACTGCCACTCTTCCTTTATCTCAGAAATCCTTATTTTACGCAGGACCTGCGCTACACAGTAACTTGCGTCTTACTCTGGTTACGAATTAACAGAATCAAGAGGAGCAAACCGTTCTACAGCATGCTGGACTGTTTTCTCGATAAGGTCAAAAAACACCCCAACAAACAGTTTATTGTATTCGAGAAGAGTTCGTATACATACCGGGATGTTGACAAGCAGAGCAACAAGTTGGCCCGGGCGCTCTCACAGCACGCCAGCGTGAAGGAAGGGGACACTGTCGCCCTCTTCATGGGTAACCAGCCCATGTATGTGTTTATCTGGCTGGCCCTGGCTAAACTTGGATGTAGAGCCGCTCTGCTCAACTACAACATCAGGTCCAAGTCCTTATTGCACTGTTTCACCTGCTGTGGAACCAACGTGCTCCTGGCTGCTTCAG agTTGCGTGGAGCGGTAGAGGAGGTTCTCCCCACCCTGAGGGAGCAGAGTGTAAGTGTGTTTGTgctgggtgaggaggaggaggagaagtgtgTGACGGAGGGAGTGAATACtctgagcagcagcaggatacAGCAGGCCTCAGATCAACCTCTGGACCCACAGCTCAGGTCAAAGGTCACCTTAAAGAGCCCTGCCCTCTACATCTATACGTCAGGAACTACAG GTCTGCCGAAGGCTGCGGTGATCACACATGAGAAGCTGTACATGGCCTCCTCTATGCAGGCCATCTCAGGTGTGGCCTCTGATGATGTCATCTACATCTACCTGCCTCTCTACCACTCTGCCGGCTTCATAATGGGTTTGACTGGAGCCATAGAGAGAG GCAGCACCGTTGTCCTGAGGCGtaaattctctgcctctaacttcTGGGATGACTGCAGGAAACACAAGGTGACAGTGATCCAGTACATAGGAGAGATCATGAGGTACCTCTGTAACTCACCCAAG aaAGATAATGACAGGCATCACAAGGTACGTCTGGCCCTGGGTAACGGGCTTAGAGCAGACACCTGGTCAGAGTTCCTGCAGCGTTTTGGTGACATCCGTGTCTGTGAATGTTACGGAGCCACAGAGGGACACGTCGGCTTCATCAACTACATTGGGAAAGTCGGAGCGATTGGCAAAGAGCACTTCTTTCATAAA GCAAACTTCTCCTACGTTCTGATTCAgtatgacacagagagagaggaacctgTCAAAGACTCTAGAGGTTTCTGTATCAAAGTCCCTAAAG GAGAAACTGGATTGCTGGTTGCCAAGATTACGGCGCAGGCTCCGTTTAGTGGCTATGCTAATAAccaggagcagacagacaggaagaagcTGAGAGATGTGTTTGTTAAGGGAGATCTGTACTTCAACAGTGGAGACCTGCTGAGGATCGACCACGAGGGCTTTGTTTACTTCATGGACCGCATCGGAGACACCTTCAG GTGGAAAGGAGAGAACGTGGCCACCACGGAGGTGACTGAGCACCTGATCATGGTGGAATGTATCGAAGAAGCCAACGTCTACGGTGTTAAGGTTCCAG GACACGAGGGGAGGGTTGGAATGGCAGCGATCAAACTGAAAGGTGACATGGAGTTTGACAGTAAAGCCACGCTGGAGCACGTCAAGACCTCCCTGCCCAGCTACGCTCGACCACGCTTCATACGCATACAG AATTCCCTGGCTGTGACTGGAACATTCAAGCATATGAAGGTGAAGCTAGTCGAAGAGGGATTCAACCCATCCATGATGCAGGATCGATTATACTACCTGGAGGACAGTAAGGGATACATCCCCATGACACAGGAGATGTTCCACTCTATTTCTGATGGAAAGATACACTTATGA